The Coffea arabica cultivar ET-39 chromosome 3c, Coffea Arabica ET-39 HiFi, whole genome shotgun sequence genome contains a region encoding:
- the LOC113734151 gene encoding non-specific lipid transfer protein GPI-anchored 26 — protein MAYQRAGMAPALALFLFGMIWTSATAQSTDCTNVIISMSPCLNYIQGNSSTPSSGCCTQLSSVVRSQPQCLCQVLNGGGSSLGLNINQTQALELPKACKVQTPPTSQCNAASPAQSPATETPGNPSSEPAGRGSNSVPSTNSGSSDATSTKLAAPLLFFLLFVASYASTFTLSV, from the exons ATGGCGTATCAAAGAGCTGGAATGGCCCCGGCCTTGGCCCTGTTTCTGTTTGGCATGATCTGGACAAGCGCCACCGCCCAATCAACTGACTGTACCAATGTGATAATCAGCATGTCTCCTTGCCTCAACTACATTCAAGGCAACTCCTCAACCCCTTCTTCTGGGTGTTGCACGCAGCTGAGCAGCGTCGTTCGTTCACAGCCGCAGTGCTTGTGTCAGGTCCTCAATGGAGGTGGCTCCTCCCTCGGGCTCAACATCAACCAAACTCAGGCCCTGGAACTACCCAAAGCTTGCAAAGTCCAGACTCCACCCACCAGCCAATGCAATG CTGCTTCTCCTGCTCAATCTCCTGCTACTGAGACCCCTGGCAATCCTAGCTCAGAACCTGCAG GACGTGGATCTAACTCTGTACCATCAACAAACAGCGGCTCCTCTGATGCAACTTCGACCAAGTTGGCTGCCCCTCTACTGTTCTTCCTTCTGTTTGTTGCATCATATGCTTCAACCTTCACCTTGTCCGTCTGA
- the LOC113734150 gene encoding protein CDC73 homolog: protein MDPLTALREYTIRNHLDKISRVGDNFHFGNEYTFPATIETAYRSKHVKSTHYTLETLHHFITNQHLKHSEYVQNASANRIPPVTLPDRKALQDYLTGKISSSDSIDFTMIVIPTAAEADAGDKIDQTADEDDLITNPIKWIKTMERPLKDREQILCCKNRDFYSFLTAATRRDEERQRQDALQRKDNLVAKSRIERGGEELGLGLDGGQKAKLHLKGSKIGEGVPIILVPSAFSTLITIYNVKEFLEDGVFIPTDVKVNQMKGVKPDCVTVQKKFSRDRVVTAYEVRDKPSTLKSEDWDRLVAVFVLGKEWQFKDWPYKDHVEIFNKVLGFYLRFEDDSVESAKHVKQWNVKIISISKNKRHQDRAAALEVWDRLEEFMRSRSR from the exons ATGGACCCGCTAACGGCTCTCCGAGAGTACACCATCCGAAACCACCTCGACAAAATCAGCCGCGTCGGCGACAATTTCCACTTCGGCAACGAATACACTTTTCCAGCCACCATCGAAACCGCCTACCGCAGCAAGCACGTGAAGTCCACGCACTACACTTTAGAAACCCTACATCACTTCATCACCAATCAGCACCTCAAACACTCGGAATACGTCCAGAATGCCAGCGCCAATCGCATCCCGCCGGTCACCTTGCCCGACCGCAAAGCCCTCCAGGACTACCTCACCGGAAAGATCTCCTCCTCCGACTCCATTGACTTCACCATGATCGTCATCCCTACCGCCGCCGAAGCCGATGCCGGAGATAAAATTGACCAAACGGCCGACGAGGACGACCTGATTACCAACCCTATTAAATGGATTAAGACGATGGAGCGGCCGTTGAAAGATCGGGAGCAGATTCTGTGCTGTAAAAATCGCGACTTTTACAGTTTTCTGACCGCGGCGACGCGGAGGGATGAGGAGAGGCAGAGGCAGGACGCCTTGCAGAGAAAGGATAATTTGGTGGCCAAGAGTAGGATAGAGAGAGGTGGGGAGGAATTAGGGCTAGGGCTTGACGGAGGTCAGAAGGCGAAGTTGCATTTGAAAGGTAGTAAAATTGGGGAAGGTGTGCCGATTATATTGGTGCCCAGTGCATTTTCGACGCTGATTACTATTTATAATGTGAAGGAGTTTTTGGAGGATGGGGTGTTTATTCCTACTGATGTGAAGGTGAACCAGATGAAGGGGGTGAAACCGGATTGCGTGACGGTGCAGAAGAAGTTCAGTAGGGATAGGGTTGTGACGGCTTATGAGGTGAGGGATAAGCCTTCTACATTGAAGAGTGAGGATTGGGATCGCTTGGTGGCGGTTTTTGTGTTGGGCAAGGAGTGGCAGTTCAAGGATTGGCCTTATAAGGATCATGTCGAGATATTTAATAAAG TTCTGGGTTTTTACTTGCGATTTGAGGATGACAGCGTGGAGTCTGCAAAGCATGTCAAACAGTGGAATGTCAAAATTATCTCG ATAAGCAAGAATAAGCGGCACCAGGACAGAGCTGCTGCCCTGGAGGTGTGGGACAGACTTGAAGAATTTATGCGGTCTCGTTCGCGATGA
- the LOC113734896 gene encoding uncharacterized protein, producing MEQVHQKMEEDVLLSSESTTEVEDDYSDIRLRLPDLADADDFMEWLTDERVSKFCSWDCYTSKEGAMDYLADVAIPHPWYRVICLKDKPIGSISVTPFRGNEICRGEIGYVLASKYWGKGIATKAVKMVASTIFVEWPHLERLEALVDVENMGSQKVMEKVGFSREGVLRKYCLLKGNPRDMVMFSLLSTDPQVNYFMYD from the coding sequence ATGGAGCAGGTACACCAAAAAATGGAAGAAGATGTTCTGTTAAGTTCAGAGAGTACTACGGAAGTTGAAGATGATTATTCAGACATCAGACTTAGGCTGCCGGACTTAGCAGATGCTGATGATTTCATGGAGTGGCTTACAGATGAAAGAGTGAGCAAATTCTGCTCTTGGGACTGTTACACATCCAAAGAAGGCGCCATGGATTATCTTGCCGACGTAGCTATTCCCCATCCATGGTACAGAGTAATATGCCTGAAAGATAAGCCTATTGGTTCAATTTCTGTGACTCCATTCCGCGGTAACGAAATATGCAGGGGTGAAATTGGGTATGTATTGGCATCCAAGTACTGGGGCAAAGGAATTGCTACTAAGGCGGTGAAAATGGTGGCTTCCACGATATTTGTCGAGTGGCCGCATCTGGAAAGGCTCGAAGCTCTTGTGGACGTTGAAAATATGGGATCCCAGAAGGTGATGGAAAAGGTTGGCTTCAGCAGAGAAGGTGTTCTGAGGAAGTATTGTCTTCTCAAGGGCAACCCGAGGGACATGGTTATGTTTAGTCTTCTGTCTACTGATCCCCAAGTcaattattttatgtacgatTGA
- the LOC113733788 gene encoding non-specific lipid transfer protein GPI-anchored 15-like isoform X2, whose protein sequence is MASKGIVAISLVLATVTIFSAGGAVAQSNCNNVIITMSSCLNYVTGQSPTPPASCCSALANVVQTNPRCLCAVIDGGSRFGFTINSTLALSLPDACKVQTPPVSRCNETSPGPAGSADGTPDSTTDPSVTGSKATPGSSSSGSVAQMHLQLVGFLLLLVSSYVSKLSCF, encoded by the exons ATGGCATCAAAAGGGATTGTAGCAATTAGCCTAGTCTTAGCCACGGTGACCATATTTTCAGCAGGAGGAGCCGTGGCTCAATCCAATTGCAACAATGTGATTATTACCATGTCTTCATGCCTTAACTATGTCACCGGACAATCCCCAACACCACCGGCTTCATGCTGCTCTGCACTTGCTAACGTTGTTCAAACCAATCCTCGATGCCTTTGCGCCGTGATCGATGGTGGCTCTCGATTTGGATTTACCATTAATTCCACACTTGCTCTTTCACTTCCTGATGCCTGCAAAGTGCAAACTCCCCCTGTAAGCAGATGCAATG AGACTTCACCAGGACCAGCTGGATCTGCTGATGGAACACCAGATTCCACAACCGACCCGTCTGTCACAG GATCTAAAGCAACACCAGGCAGTTCTTCCAGTGGAAGCGTTGCACAGATGCACCTTCAACTCGTTGGCTTCCTCCTGCTCTTGGTTTCATCATATGTTTCCAAATTGAGCTGCTTCTAA
- the LOC113733788 gene encoding non-specific lipid transfer protein GPI-anchored 15-like isoform X1, whose product MASKGIVAISLVLATVTIFSAGGAVAQSNCNNVIITMSSCLNYVTGQSPTPPASCCSALANVVQTNPRCLCAVIDGGSRFGFTINSTLALSLPDACKVQTPPVSRCNAANGPAVSAVGSPETSPGPAGSADGTPDSTTDPSVTGSKATPGSSSSGSVAQMHLQLVGFLLLLVSSYVSKLSCF is encoded by the exons ATGGCATCAAAAGGGATTGTAGCAATTAGCCTAGTCTTAGCCACGGTGACCATATTTTCAGCAGGAGGAGCCGTGGCTCAATCCAATTGCAACAATGTGATTATTACCATGTCTTCATGCCTTAACTATGTCACCGGACAATCCCCAACACCACCGGCTTCATGCTGCTCTGCACTTGCTAACGTTGTTCAAACCAATCCTCGATGCCTTTGCGCCGTGATCGATGGTGGCTCTCGATTTGGATTTACCATTAATTCCACACTTGCTCTTTCACTTCCTGATGCCTGCAAAGTGCAAACTCCCCCTGTAAGCAGATGCAATG CTGCTAATGGACCGGCAGTGTCTGCCGTGGGTTCTCCAGAGACTTCACCAGGACCAGCTGGATCTGCTGATGGAACACCAGATTCCACAACCGACCCGTCTGTCACAG GATCTAAAGCAACACCAGGCAGTTCTTCCAGTGGAAGCGTTGCACAGATGCACCTTCAACTCGTTGGCTTCCTCCTGCTCTTGGTTTCATCATATGTTTCCAAATTGAGCTGCTTCTAA